In the Phycisphaerae bacterium genome, one interval contains:
- the sulP gene encoding sulfate permease, whose protein sequence is MLSQFTPKLLICLREGYSVRTFTRDLLAGITVGVIALPLAMAFGIASIPENVAAEAGMSPPAMGLYTAVVAGFLISALGGSRVQIGGPTGAFIVIVYGVATRHGYAGLATATVMAGVIIMIMGFARLGTMIKFIPYPVTTGFTGGIAVVIASSQLKDFLGLDMGPVPPDFVAKWQAYAENIARWNPTTAAVGAGSLALLILLRRLVPRIPWGIATVIVGSFAVWILQLPVETIGTRFGEIPRTLPTPRLPSLDPTLIRELIPEATTIAVLAAIESLLSAVVADGMTGGRHRASCELVAQGLANIGSVAFGGIPATGAIARTTANVKSGAKTPVAGMIHAVVLLGVMLFLAPLASHIPLATLAAVLLMVAWNMSEVGHFRRILRAPRSDAAVLLTTFGLTVLSDLTIAVGVGMILASMLFMKRMAEVSEISDLTSEFRDEGDELAPSDDPQAIALRRVPSGVEVFEINGPFFFGVADRLQDALLGLERPPAVFILRMRRVPTIDATGLHALEDFHRKCQMRGTSLLLSGVHARLMAAMRRFEFDRKVGQANILPNIDSSLARAVEIIHGGRAATPEGGPTRP, encoded by the coding sequence ATGCTCTCGCAGTTCACCCCGAAGCTGCTGATCTGCCTTCGCGAAGGCTACTCCGTTCGTACGTTCACGCGCGACTTGTTGGCCGGGATTACTGTCGGCGTGATCGCTCTTCCCCTGGCCATGGCGTTCGGCATCGCGTCGATTCCGGAGAACGTGGCGGCTGAGGCAGGAATGAGCCCGCCGGCCATGGGACTCTATACGGCGGTCGTCGCCGGATTTCTGATCTCCGCCCTTGGCGGGAGCCGCGTTCAGATCGGCGGTCCCACGGGCGCTTTCATCGTCATTGTTTACGGAGTAGCAACCCGCCACGGCTATGCCGGACTTGCCACGGCAACCGTCATGGCCGGGGTGATCATCATGATCATGGGTTTTGCCCGTCTGGGCACCATGATCAAGTTTATCCCCTACCCCGTTACAACCGGCTTCACCGGCGGCATCGCCGTGGTCATCGCGTCCTCGCAACTCAAGGATTTCCTCGGGCTGGACATGGGGCCCGTCCCGCCTGATTTCGTAGCGAAGTGGCAAGCCTATGCGGAAAACATCGCCCGGTGGAACCCGACCACGGCTGCCGTCGGTGCCGGGTCGCTTGCCCTCCTGATCCTGCTCCGCCGTCTCGTGCCCCGAATCCCGTGGGGAATCGCAACCGTGATCGTGGGATCATTCGCGGTCTGGATACTTCAGCTTCCCGTCGAGACCATCGGCACAAGGTTCGGTGAAATCCCGCGGACTCTGCCCACGCCGCGATTGCCTTCGCTGGACCCGACCCTGATCCGCGAGCTGATTCCCGAAGCCACCACCATTGCCGTCCTGGCGGCGATCGAGTCCCTCCTCTCCGCCGTCGTGGCCGACGGAATGACCGGCGGGCGGCATCGCGCAAGTTGCGAACTCGTCGCACAAGGTCTGGCGAACATCGGCTCGGTCGCGTTCGGCGGGATACCCGCCACGGGCGCCATCGCTCGCACCACCGCCAACGTCAAAAGCGGTGCGAAAACGCCGGTCGCCGGCATGATACACGCCGTCGTCCTCCTGGGAGTCATGCTTTTCCTTGCTCCATTGGCCAGTCACATCCCTCTGGCAACGTTGGCGGCCGTACTCCTTATGGTCGCCTGGAACATGAGTGAAGTCGGCCATTTCCGCCGCATTCTCCGCGCTCCGCGAAGCGACGCCGCCGTGCTCCTGACGACGTTCGGCCTCACCGTGCTGTCCGACCTGACGATCGCCGTGGGGGTCGGAATGATCCTTGCGTCGATGCTCTTCATGAAGCGCATGGCCGAAGTGTCCGAAATCTCGGACCTCACAAGCGAGTTTCGGGATGAGGGTGACGAGCTCGCTCCATCCGACGACCCACAGGCAATTGCACTGCGCCGCGTTCCTTCGGGTGTGGAAGTATTCGAGATCAACGGTCCGTTCTTCTTCGGGGTTGCGGACCGCTTGCAGGACGCGCTGCTCGGGTTGGAGCGCCCGCCGGCCGTGTTCATACTGCGGATGCGTCGCGTTCCGACGATTGATGCTACCGGACTGCACGCCCTGGAGGACTTTCACCGAAAGTGCCAGATGCGTGGAACAAGCCTCTTGCTGTCCGGCGTTCATGCCCGCCTGATGGCAGCCATGCGGCGTTTCGAATTTGACCGCAAGGTCGGCCAGGCAAATATCCTGCCCAACATCGATTCGTCCCTCGCCCGCGCCGTTGAAATCATCCACGGCGGTCGCGCTGCAACTCCTGAAGGAGGCCCAACCCGGCCTTAA
- a CDS encoding nitrous oxide-stimulated promoter family protein — translation MISLNILQTPRRGLPVVSRTRKSRRDAILRHDLRRLARFVELYCDGHHKHRARRNFQLKSFAVADLLGRPSRLCPACSKLLAHAFVKRTHCPFDPKPTCKHCPKHCYAPAYRAGIREVMRYAGRQMIYRGRVDFLIHLLF, via the coding sequence ATGATTTCACTCAACATTCTACAAACGCCCCGCCGGGGTCTTCCGGTGGTCTCTCGAACCCGGAAATCACGGCGCGATGCGATCCTTCGCCACGATCTTCGCCGCCTGGCCCGCTTTGTGGAACTGTATTGCGACGGGCATCACAAGCACCGTGCACGCCGGAATTTCCAGCTGAAATCGTTCGCCGTCGCAGATCTTCTCGGGCGGCCGTCGCGCCTCTGCCCCGCTTGCAGCAAGCTGCTGGCACATGCCTTCGTCAAACGAACCCATTGCCCGTTTGATCCCAAGCCGACGTGCAAGCATTGCCCGAAGCACTGCTACGCTCCAGCCTATCGGGCCGGAATACGCGAGGTCATGCGTTACGCCGGACGACAGATGATCTATCGAGGGCGAGTCGACTTCCTGATTCATTTGCTCTTTTGA
- a CDS encoding Crp/Fnr family transcriptional regulator: MSDSRAVLRQCGLFGGLKPASLEKVAGIARAVRHRRGTVVFREGDECPGIYVVAEGAVRIYKIAPNGKEHVLHFARPGSTFAEVAAIGGFPCPAYAEAVEDSASVLVPQVGFRQIMLDDHAFCIEMMTGMSLWVHRLVGLLEDLVLRDATARVAHYLLQTDKPEAGSRFTLPMRKRDLASHLNLTSETLSRTLRRLLDCGLIDLREQDVEILNNTALEAVAHGLAPAEFA, encoded by the coding sequence GTGTCTGATTCGCGCGCCGTCTTGCGGCAATGCGGGTTGTTCGGCGGGCTCAAGCCGGCTTCACTCGAGAAAGTGGCAGGTATCGCACGGGCGGTGCGGCATCGGCGGGGGACCGTGGTCTTTCGCGAAGGGGATGAGTGTCCGGGCATCTACGTCGTGGCCGAGGGGGCGGTACGCATCTACAAGATTGCGCCCAACGGTAAGGAGCACGTTTTGCACTTCGCGCGGCCCGGCTCGACCTTTGCCGAGGTGGCGGCCATCGGGGGATTTCCATGCCCGGCGTACGCCGAGGCCGTGGAGGACAGCGCGTCGGTTCTGGTGCCGCAGGTCGGATTTCGGCAAATCATGCTGGACGACCATGCATTCTGCATCGAGATGATGACCGGAATGTCGCTTTGGGTTCATCGACTTGTCGGCCTGCTGGAAGATCTGGTCCTGCGCGATGCCACAGCTCGCGTGGCCCATTATCTACTGCAGACAGACAAACCGGAGGCCGGTTCGCGCTTCACGCTTCCGATGCGCAAGCGCGACTTGGCAAGCCATCTCAATCTGACGAGCGAGACGTTGTCGAGGACACTTCGACGACTGCTTGATTGCGGTTTGATCGATCTGCGTGAGCAGGACGTTGAAATCCTCAACAATACGGCGCTGGAGGCGGTTGCGCATGGTTTGGCTCCGGCGGAATTCGCGTGA
- a CDS encoding PQQ-binding-like beta-propeller repeat protein, translating to MTVGRRFFGGVVLCAAIAANGLSAANADSPSSSEKKTVNWPQFRGPHARGVAKGFALPTRWNASETNNVRWKAPIPGLGHSSPVIWGDKLFVTTAISAKGDSLKVGLYGDISPVLDKSEHEWKVYCLDKMSGEIKWERTAHKGVPTFYRHTKATQANCTPATDGEHLVVFFGSEGLFCYDLDGRLLWKKDLGELDAGFYMVPDAQWGFGSSPIIWNDLVIVQCDVQKNSFVAALDVATGKEVWRTPRADVPTWGTPTVYEGPERAELIVNGYRHIGGYDPRTGKELWRFAGGADIPVPTPIVAHDLIFVTSSHSEPRPLYALRTGINGTVTAPESGESNEFIAWWKRGYGTYMQTPIVVGDLLFTCNDNGVFGVFDVATGETFERKRIGGGRTGFTASAVSGDGKLYYASEDGDVYVIKADRSAEELAVNPMGEVCMATPAISEGTLFIRTQKHVFAISE from the coding sequence ATGACCGTGGGCCGGAGATTCTTCGGTGGTGTTGTTCTCTGCGCCGCGATTGCAGCGAATGGGCTGAGTGCGGCGAATGCCGACAGTCCGTCAAGCAGCGAAAAAAAGACCGTCAATTGGCCTCAGTTTCGCGGGCCTCACGCCAGGGGTGTGGCGAAAGGATTCGCTTTACCAACGCGCTGGAACGCGTCGGAAACGAACAATGTGCGCTGGAAGGCGCCGATTCCGGGGTTGGGACACTCATCGCCGGTCATCTGGGGTGACAAGTTGTTCGTGACGACGGCGATCAGCGCCAAGGGCGACTCGCTCAAGGTGGGCCTGTACGGGGACATTTCGCCGGTTCTGGATAAGAGCGAGCACGAGTGGAAGGTCTATTGCCTGGACAAGATGAGCGGCGAGATTAAGTGGGAGCGCACGGCACACAAGGGTGTTCCAACGTTCTATCGCCATACGAAAGCGACGCAGGCGAATTGCACCCCGGCCACCGACGGTGAGCACCTCGTCGTTTTCTTCGGCTCCGAAGGATTGTTTTGCTACGATCTCGACGGGCGGCTCTTGTGGAAGAAGGATCTGGGGGAACTGGATGCCGGTTTCTACATGGTGCCCGACGCGCAGTGGGGTTTCGGCAGCTCGCCCATCATTTGGAATGACTTGGTCATCGTGCAGTGCGACGTGCAGAAGAACTCCTTCGTCGCGGCACTTGATGTTGCCACGGGGAAGGAAGTCTGGCGTACGCCGCGGGCGGATGTGCCCACGTGGGGAACACCCACCGTGTACGAGGGGCCCGAGCGAGCCGAGCTGATTGTGAACGGCTATCGGCATATCGGCGGGTACGATCCGCGGACCGGAAAGGAACTCTGGCGGTTCGCCGGTGGGGCGGATATTCCCGTGCCGACCCCGATCGTGGCGCATGATCTTATCTTCGTCACGTCGAGCCATAGCGAACCTCGGCCCCTGTATGCCCTTCGAACGGGAATCAACGGAACGGTTACCGCACCCGAATCCGGAGAATCCAACGAGTTCATCGCCTGGTGGAAGCGCGGTTACGGTACGTATATGCAGACGCCCATCGTCGTTGGCGACCTGCTGTTCACCTGCAACGACAATGGCGTGTTTGGCGTCTTCGACGTCGCAACGGGCGAGACGTTCGAGCGGAAGCGAATTGGCGGCGGGCGAACCGGGTTTACGGCGTCGGCCGTCTCCGGAGACGGCAAACTCTACTACGCGAGCGAAGACGGCGATGTGTACGTGATCAAGGCCGACCGCTCAGCCGAGGAGCTGGCCGTGAATCCCATGGGGGAGGTCTGCATGGCCACTCCGGCCATATCGGAGGGAACGCTGTTCATTCGGACACAGAAGCACGTGTTCGCGATTTCGGAATAG
- a CDS encoding asparagine--tRNA ligase, translated as METKTTTISRLADHVGEEVTLGGWLYNIRSSGKIAFVILRDGTGLCQCVLEKSEDRPEVFDTARHLGQESAVRVRGAVARDERATGGYELKLSNLEVIHETREYPITPKPHGIEFLMKHRHLWFRSLRQWHIMRIRATIIDEIRGFFNRNGYVLIDTPIFAPAAGEGAQTLFKVDYFGEPVYLAQTGQLYLESACMAHGKVYCFGPTFRAEKSKTRRHLTEFWMVEPEIAYASLNDVIAVAEDFVCSLVERVLREHREGLIELGRNIEELEAIRKPFCRLTYSEAADLLRGPKAKELLEKDLAERTARLEALDVTIQELEAVAKSGEKQWKKDKAAAEAIEAREERAELQEQITNIPRHMELAANFEWGSDLGGSDETIISRLHDRPTFVTHYPRDCKAFYMRQDRKDGRIVENFDLLAPQGFGEIIGGSAREEDLDRLVTRMQEEHLPLEDYEWYLDLRRYGSVPHGGFGLGVERTVAWICGLKHIRETIPFPRMMGKFYP; from the coding sequence ATGGAAACAAAAACCACCACGATCAGCAGGCTCGCCGACCACGTCGGTGAGGAAGTAACGCTCGGCGGCTGGCTCTACAACATCCGATCAAGCGGAAAGATCGCCTTCGTGATTCTCCGTGACGGCACAGGCCTGTGCCAGTGCGTGCTGGAGAAGTCCGAGGACCGCCCGGAGGTATTTGATACCGCCCGGCACCTTGGGCAGGAGTCCGCGGTTCGCGTTCGCGGGGCCGTAGCCAGGGACGAGCGGGCGACGGGCGGCTACGAACTCAAGCTCAGCAATCTCGAGGTCATCCACGAAACCCGCGAATACCCCATCACGCCCAAACCGCACGGCATCGAATTCTTGATGAAGCACCGCCACCTTTGGTTCCGATCGCTGCGGCAGTGGCACATCATGCGCATTCGTGCCACGATCATTGATGAGATAAGGGGTTTCTTCAATCGCAACGGCTATGTTCTGATCGACACACCGATTTTCGCCCCGGCCGCGGGCGAGGGCGCCCAGACACTCTTCAAAGTCGACTACTTCGGTGAGCCCGTCTACCTCGCTCAAACCGGGCAGCTCTATCTCGAATCCGCGTGCATGGCGCATGGGAAGGTCTACTGCTTCGGCCCGACGTTTCGCGCCGAGAAGAGCAAGACGCGCCGACACTTGACCGAGTTCTGGATGGTTGAACCTGAAATCGCCTACGCCTCGCTCAACGACGTGATTGCCGTGGCCGAGGACTTCGTTTGTTCCCTGGTGGAACGCGTGCTGCGCGAACATCGCGAGGGGCTGATTGAACTGGGGCGCAACATCGAGGAGCTCGAGGCCATCAGGAAGCCCTTCTGTCGCCTGACCTATTCCGAAGCCGCCGACCTGCTCCGCGGGCCCAAAGCCAAGGAACTGCTCGAAAAGGACCTGGCGGAAAGGACGGCACGGCTGGAGGCCCTGGACGTCACCATCCAGGAGCTCGAAGCGGTGGCCAAGAGCGGCGAGAAGCAGTGGAAAAAAGACAAGGCCGCCGCCGAAGCCATCGAGGCCCGGGAGGAGCGTGCCGAACTTCAAGAGCAGATCACGAACATTCCCCGGCACATGGAGCTGGCGGCGAACTTCGAATGGGGCTCGGACCTCGGCGGAAGCGACGAGACGATCATCTCGCGCCTGCACGATCGGCCGACGTTCGTTACGCACTACCCCCGCGACTGCAAGGCGTTCTACATGCGCCAGGACCGGAAGGATGGGCGCATCGTGGAAAATTTTGACCTGCTCGCTCCACAGGGTTTCGGGGAAATTATCGGCGGATCGGCCCGAGAGGAGGATCTCGATCGCCTGGTGACGCGCATGCAGGAGGAACACCTGCCGCTGGAGGATTACGAGTGGTATCTCGATCTGCGTCGTTACGGGTCCGTCCCGCACGGCGGCTTCGGCCTGGGCGTGGAGCGCACCGTCGCCTGGATCTGCGGACTCAAGCACATTCGGGAGACAATACCCTTCCCGAGAATGATGGGAAAGTTCTATCCGTGA
- a CDS encoding S41 family peptidase: protein MTYTSYRIIRMLVLVLVVAMLLHLPPKIARQDVVWKTYRALVEVDALARQHFIEPIAEPRLVDGAIRGMMLQLDPYSGYLSPAELQAFERRNRSHFVGIGAEIGARDGSLVVIAPHENGPAARAGLRPGDTILRIDGGDTAGLSVFDTEELLLGDPGTSIELLVKRNHVHDPVTVHVVRADVENLSVRGVRAGADSIDDFLLDGEPPAAYLRISRFNEDTTAQATRALRIIDEAGVRSLVLDLRFNPGGLIEQAVGVADLFLDGGLIVSTVTRNQVIRNFTAGTETPALGWSVVVLINGATASAAEVLAGALQDHGRAVLVGERSFGKGCVQRLIHLESLPAAIKLTYAYYRLPGGRIIHRGISPETTDWGIHPDVEVPAELPVADGKRGEEPSEGASLENLAVITASLPETSPEADNQLRAALAILRGQGQPEQNVKLSGR from the coding sequence ATGACGTACACGAGTTACAGAATTATCCGCATGCTCGTGCTTGTTCTCGTCGTGGCCATGCTGTTGCATTTGCCACCGAAGATCGCCCGCCAGGACGTGGTCTGGAAGACCTACCGTGCCCTGGTGGAGGTTGACGCTCTGGCCCGGCAGCACTTCATCGAGCCGATCGCCGAGCCCCGTCTGGTTGACGGCGCCATCCGCGGGATGATGCTCCAATTGGACCCTTACAGCGGGTATTTATCCCCTGCCGAACTGCAGGCTTTCGAGCGTCGCAACCGCAGCCATTTCGTGGGCATCGGGGCTGAAATTGGGGCGAGAGATGGTTCGCTTGTCGTTATCGCTCCGCATGAGAACGGCCCCGCCGCCCGCGCCGGGCTTCGACCCGGCGACACGATCCTCCGCATCGACGGGGGCGACACGGCCGGCCTGTCCGTTTTCGATACCGAGGAGTTGCTGCTCGGAGATCCCGGCACGTCCATCGAATTGCTCGTAAAACGCAACCACGTCCACGATCCCGTAACGGTTCACGTTGTTCGCGCCGACGTCGAAAACCTCAGCGTACGCGGCGTAAGAGCTGGGGCTGACAGCATCGATGACTTTCTTCTCGACGGAGAACCTCCCGCTGCCTACCTTCGCATCAGCCGGTTCAACGAGGACACGACAGCCCAAGCTACACGAGCCCTGCGCATCATCGACGAGGCGGGCGTGAGGTCCCTTGTACTCGATCTGCGCTTCAATCCCGGTGGACTGATCGAACAGGCGGTTGGCGTCGCCGATCTCTTCCTCGACGGGGGGCTGATCGTCTCCACCGTGACTCGAAATCAGGTCATCCGGAACTTCACTGCCGGCACAGAAACACCCGCGCTCGGCTGGAGCGTCGTCGTGCTGATCAATGGCGCCACGGCCAGCGCGGCCGAGGTCCTCGCGGGGGCTCTCCAGGACCATGGCCGGGCGGTTCTCGTGGGAGAACGAAGCTTCGGGAAGGGGTGTGTGCAGCGGCTTATCCATCTGGAAAGCTTGCCAGCAGCGATCAAGCTGACCTACGCCTACTACCGGCTGCCCGGCGGCAGGATCATCCATCGCGGCATTTCGCCGGAGACGACCGATTGGGGCATCCATCCCGACGTCGAAGTTCCGGCCGAATTGCCTGTCGCCGACGGGAAGCGAGGAGAGGAACCCTCAGAAGGGGCATCTTTGGAGAATCTGGCGGTCATCACCGCCAGTCTGCCGGAAACTTCGCCCGAGGCCGACAACCAGCTTCGCGCCGCGCTGGCCATACTCCGGGGGCAAGGCCAACCGGAGCAGAACGTGAAGCTTTCCGGCCGGTAG
- a CDS encoding YkgJ family cysteine cluster protein produces MGRTALRKKWYQEGLKFSCTQCGNCCSGEPGYVWVTRDEIARIAAFLGRPDGTLDRSQLRRVGLRYSLTERPDGDCIFLRREDGKSMCSIYPVRPVQCRTWPFWNQNLRNPSDWQAAGEKCPGMNRGREYTFVQIESIRRGKLPSS; encoded by the coding sequence ATGGGACGTACCGCCTTGCGAAAAAAATGGTACCAGGAAGGCTTGAAGTTCTCATGCACGCAGTGCGGGAACTGTTGTAGCGGCGAGCCGGGGTATGTTTGGGTCACGCGCGATGAGATTGCCCGGATCGCGGCGTTCCTGGGTCGTCCGGACGGTACGCTGGATCGCTCACAGCTTCGACGGGTGGGGCTTCGCTACAGCCTGACCGAGCGCCCGGACGGCGACTGCATCTTTCTGCGGCGCGAGGACGGCAAGTCCATGTGCTCCATCTACCCGGTCCGGCCCGTCCAATGTCGCACCTGGCCTTTCTGGAACCAGAATCTGCGAAACCCCAGCGACTGGCAGGCGGCCGGCGAGAAGTGCCCTGGCATGAACCGTGGCCGGGAATACACTTTCGTACAAATCGAATCGATCCGCCGCGGCAAGCTGCCGTCCTCGTGA
- a CDS encoding M20/M25/M40 family metallo-hydrolase, with translation MASKISSHRMGLVCAALTGAVLFGWGCATSGEQRFQHHVDYLASDKLEGRGIGSHGIELAADYIADHFRRYGLRPAGDDGSYFQSFTMPTDRAIQTETRLAFSPSIDGLNLREDYLPFSFSSDEEFSGPVVFCGYGIVDPDRGVDDFVHLDLSGKVALMLRGEPASWADENGNPTRHAMFRNKVYNAKDRGATAVLLVSAAPAEGETDDLVPFEKELADSYGIPAFHIKRSVADAVLKEGGLPSLDELQAQLDGGTFASATLRGVRADGQAVFKTVEVPTHNVVGMLPGTGPHADEIVVVGAHYDHLGIRRPMKRVFREGKLVTASLAPQIHNGADDNASGVAGLLEIARMFQRSGAPDRSVLFIAFTAEETGLQGSTHFINHLGFPPDRIVAMLNMDMIGRMPEGTSKVTVFGTKTGKCFMEILEPEAEKLALEIGATPDAGGNSDHAVFVRKEIPSLHFFTGHHAQYHAPEDDADLINAAGGEKVARLVYAVARDLADRPDRPEYELVKAKGESQVAGTPSFRVVMGLTPGYVDDGNPGMKVEAVNPEGPADLAGMKAGDRIIRIGEKPVANIYDYMAATRDNKPGDAVSVVVLRSGEETALSVTLAAAR, from the coding sequence GTGGCTTCGAAGATCTCGTCGCATAGGATGGGGCTCGTCTGCGCCGCGCTGACCGGTGCAGTACTCTTTGGATGGGGCTGCGCCACTTCTGGTGAGCAGCGCTTTCAGCACCACGTCGACTATCTGGCGAGCGACAAGCTGGAAGGTCGGGGAATCGGTTCCCATGGCATCGAACTCGCCGCGGATTACATCGCCGATCATTTTCGTCGATATGGCCTTCGGCCCGCCGGGGATGACGGGTCCTACTTCCAGTCGTTCACGATGCCGACCGACCGGGCCATCCAGACGGAGACGAGGCTCGCTTTCTCGCCCTCGATCGACGGTTTGAATCTTCGAGAAGACTACCTTCCGTTCTCGTTTTCATCGGACGAGGAATTCTCCGGGCCGGTGGTCTTCTGCGGCTATGGAATTGTCGATCCGGACCGCGGCGTGGACGACTTCGTTCATCTCGATCTCTCCGGCAAAGTCGCTCTGATGTTGCGCGGTGAGCCGGCTTCGTGGGCGGACGAGAATGGCAATCCCACGCGGCACGCGATGTTTCGCAACAAGGTCTACAACGCCAAGGACCGCGGCGCGACAGCTGTTCTCCTCGTGAGCGCCGCGCCGGCCGAGGGAGAAACGGACGACCTCGTCCCATTCGAAAAGGAATTGGCAGATTCGTACGGGATACCGGCGTTTCACATCAAGCGCTCGGTCGCGGATGCCGTGCTAAAAGAAGGCGGATTGCCATCGCTCGACGAGCTCCAGGCGCAACTGGACGGGGGGACATTCGCATCGGCCACGCTTCGCGGCGTTCGTGCCGACGGGCAGGCCGTCTTCAAGACGGTCGAGGTGCCGACACACAACGTCGTCGGCATGCTTCCCGGAACGGGACCCCACGCGGACGAGATCGTCGTCGTCGGGGCACACTACGACCACCTGGGCATCCGCCGGCCGATGAAGCGCGTCTTCCGGGAAGGAAAGCTGGTAACGGCTTCCCTTGCTCCGCAGATTCACAATGGCGCGGATGATAACGCCTCCGGAGTCGCCGGGTTGTTGGAGATCGCGCGGATGTTCCAACGGAGTGGGGCACCGGACCGCTCTGTACTCTTCATCGCGTTCACGGCCGAAGAGACGGGCCTCCAGGGAAGCACGCATTTCATCAATCACCTGGGATTCCCACCCGACCGCATCGTCGCCATGCTCAACATGGACATGATCGGCCGGATGCCGGAAGGAACGTCCAAGGTCACCGTCTTCGGCACGAAGACGGGAAAGTGCTTCATGGAGATCCTCGAGCCCGAGGCAGAGAAGCTCGCCTTGGAAATCGGGGCGACGCCGGATGCCGGAGGGAACAGCGATCATGCCGTTTTCGTTCGGAAGGAGATCCCCTCGCTTCATTTTTTCACGGGCCATCATGCGCAATACCACGCGCCGGAGGACGACGCCGATCTCATCAATGCAGCCGGCGGCGAAAAAGTTGCTCGACTGGTGTATGCCGTGGCGCGCGATCTTGCGGATCGTCCCGACCGTCCCGAGTACGAACTCGTCAAGGCCAAGGGGGAAAGCCAGGTGGCCGGGACGCCGAGTTTCCGCGTGGTCATGGGACTCACGCCGGGGTATGTGGACGATGGCAACCCGGGTATGAAGGTCGAGGCGGTGAACCCGGAAGGACCGGCGGATCTGGCGGGCATGAAAGCCGGAGATCGCATCATTCGCATCGGCGAGAAGCCCGTGGCAAACATATATGACTACATGGCCGCGACCCGGGACAACAAGCCCGGCGACGCCGTGTCGGTCGTGGTTCTGCGCAGCGGAGAAGAAACGGCATTGTCAGTGACGCTGGCCGCGGCCAGGTAG
- a CDS encoding acyl-CoA thioesterase has translation MSTTSIGRIGESLTIDFRVRYGECDSMGYLYHGRYWEYFEEARTELLRRLGVRYRDLEREGVFFVVYKAQIKYLAPIRYDDIASVLVRVSRITRTRVDHDYEVYVDGRRTTEASSTLACVGRDGRPITMPEVLWVST, from the coding sequence GTGAGTACCACGAGCATCGGCAGGATCGGGGAGTCGCTCACGATCGATTTTCGCGTTCGCTACGGCGAGTGCGACTCGATGGGCTATCTCTACCACGGCCGGTACTGGGAGTATTTCGAGGAAGCCCGGACGGAATTGCTCCGCCGGCTCGGGGTGCGCTATCGGGACCTTGAGCGCGAGGGCGTGTTCTTCGTCGTATACAAGGCTCAGATCAAGTATCTGGCCCCCATCCGATATGACGACATCGCCAGCGTACTGGTCCGCGTGTCCCGGATCACCCGGACGCGCGTGGATCACGATTACGAGGTTTACGTGGATGGTCGCCGGACGACCGAAGCCTCGTCGACCCTCGCGTGCGTGGGGCGTGACGGCCGGCCGATTACCATGCCGGAGGTGCTTTGGGTAAGCACCTGA